Proteins found in one Pyrus communis chromosome 15, drPyrComm1.1, whole genome shotgun sequence genomic segment:
- the LOC137717414 gene encoding protein arginine N-methyltransferase 1.5 isoform X2, giving the protein MPLGERAGDKSESRYCGVETEFNDDMPHVLAFNLSHGSFDFVIAPLMDPAYRPSLMQKDSGVSGVPPFAGSDLVLSPSQWSSHVVGKVSSWIDLDSEDEILRCDSETTLKQEIAWASHLSLQACLLPVPRGKSCANYARCVNQILQGLSSMQLWLRIPLVKSDSETMDVNTDTSDDSWEIWNSFRLLCEHHNQLSVALDVLSSLPSVNSLGRWFGESVRAAIFNTECFLTNARGYPCLSKRHQKLVHGFFSHSIQIVLSGEPVHSLPKLNSQIAANDNDNNVDGVQKHPLRPYLDYVGYLYQRMDPLPEQERFEIGYRDYLQSPLQPLMDNLEAQTYETFEKDTMKYIQYQRAICKALQDRVPDDKASSITTVLMVVGAGRGPLVRASLQAAEETGRNLKVYAVEKNPNAVVTLHSLVKLEGWENIVTIISCDMRYWDAPEKADILVSELLGSFGDNELSPECLDGAQRLLKDDGISIPSSYTSFIQPVTASKLYNDVKSHKDIAHFETAYVVKLHNIARLAPPQPVFTFDHPNHSTDKSNNRYTKLQFGISSDTGSAMIHGH; this is encoded by the exons ATGGATCCTGCTTATCGACCAAGTTTAATGCAAAAAGACAGTGGTGTATCTGGTGTTCCTCCATTTGCTGGCTCAGACTTGGTTTTGAGTCCTTCTCAATGGAGCAGTCATGTCGTGG gAAAAGTTAGCTCATGGATTGACTTAGATTCAGAAGATGAGATCCTCCGGTGCGATTCAGAAACTACTTTGAAGCAAGAGATAGCATGGGCTTCCCATTTGTCCTTGCAG GCATGCCTTCTTCCAGTTCCAAGGGGGAAATCCTGTGCTAATTATGCTAGATGTGTAAATCAGATTTTACAGGGCCTAAGCAGTATGCAG TTGTGGTTGCGGATTCCATTGGTCAAGTCAGACAGTGAAACCATGGATGTGAACACTGATACCTCG GATGATTCTTGGGAGATTTGGAATTCATTTCGTCTGCTATGTGAACATCACAATCAGTTATCAGTTGCTCTTGATGTTTT GAGTTCTCTACCTTCTGTAAACTCTCTTGGACGCTGGTTTGGGGAATCTGTTAGAGCAGCCATATTCAATACTGAG TGCTTTCTAACAAATGCCCGAGGCTATCCATGTCTGTCAAAGCGCCACCAAAAGCTTGTTCATGGGTTTTTCAGTCATTCTATACAG ATAGTTCTATCAGGAGAACCAGTGCATAGTCTTCCCAAGTTAAATTCACAAATCGCTGCCAATGATAATGATAATAATGTTGATG GTGTCCAGAAACATCCGTTGAGACCGTATTTGGATTATGTTGGCTATCTCTACCAGAGGATGGATCCCCTTCCTGAGCAAGAACGGTTTGAG ATTGGTTACAGGGATTACTTGCAGTCACCCTTACAG CCGCTCATGGATAATCTAGAGGCTCAAACCTATGAGACATTTGAGAAGGACACGATGAAATATATCCAG TACCAAAGAGCAATTTGTAAAGCTTTACAGGACAGGGTTCCAGATGACAAGGCATCGTCAATAACTACC GTATTGATGGTTGTAGGAGCAGGACGTGGACCTCTTGTAAGGGCATCATTGCAG GCAGCTGAAGAAACTGGGCGCAATCTTAAAGTCTACGCTGTTGAAAAAAATCCAAATGCAGTTGTTACACTTCAT AGCTTGGTTAAACTGGAGGGGTGGGAAAACATTGTTACCATAATTTCATGTGATATGCGTTACTGGGATGCTCCGGAGAAAGCTGACATTTTG GTTAGTGAATTGTTGGGTTCTTTTGGCGATAACGAGCTGTCTCCTGAGTGCCTTGATGGAGCTCAGAGGCTTTTGAAGGATGATGGAATCTCAATACCTTCATC GTACACGAGTTTTATCCAACCGGTGACTGCTTCAAAGCTTTACAATGAT gttAAGTCGCATAAAGACATTGCACACTTCGAAACTGCTTATGTTGTTAAATTGCACAACATTGCAAGACTTGCTCCTCCTCAACCT GTGTTCACGTTTGATCATCCAAACCACTCAACTGACAAAAGCAATAACCGGTACACAAAGTTGCAGTTTGGAATATCAAGTGATACTGGCTCAGCCATGATTCACG GTCACTAA
- the LOC137717414 gene encoding protein arginine N-methyltransferase 1.5 isoform X1, whose protein sequence is MPLGERAGDKSESRYCGVETEFNDDMPHVLAFNLSHGSFDFVIAPLMDPAYRPSLMQKDSGVSGVPPFAGSDLVLSPSQWSSHVVGKVSSWIDLDSEDEILRCDSETTLKQEIAWASHLSLQACLLPVPRGKSCANYARCVNQILQGLSSMQLWLRIPLVKSDSETMDVNTDTSDDSWEIWNSFRLLCEHHNQLSVALDVLSSLPSVNSLGRWFGESVRAAIFNTECFLTNARGYPCLSKRHQKLVHGFFSHSIQIVLSGEPVHSLPKLNSQIAANDNDNNVDGVQKHPLRPYLDYVGYLYQRMDPLPEQERFEIGYRDYLQSPLQPLMDNLEAQTYETFEKDTMKYIQYQRAICKALQDRVPDDKASSITTVLMVVGAGRGPLVRASLQAAEETGRNLKVYAVEKNPNAVVTLHSLVKLEGWENIVTIISCDMRYWDAPEKADILVSELLGSFGDNELSPECLDGAQRLLKDDGISIPSSYTSFIQPVTASKLYNDVKSHKDIAHFETAYVVKLHNIARLAPPQPVFTFDHPNHSTDKSNNRYTKLQFGISSDTGSAMIHGFAGYFDSTLYKEVHLGIEPSTSTPNMFSWFPIFFPLRTPIALSPGASLEVHFWRCCSPTKVWYEWCVASPSSSPIHNSNGRSYWVGL, encoded by the exons ATGGATCCTGCTTATCGACCAAGTTTAATGCAAAAAGACAGTGGTGTATCTGGTGTTCCTCCATTTGCTGGCTCAGACTTGGTTTTGAGTCCTTCTCAATGGAGCAGTCATGTCGTGG gAAAAGTTAGCTCATGGATTGACTTAGATTCAGAAGATGAGATCCTCCGGTGCGATTCAGAAACTACTTTGAAGCAAGAGATAGCATGGGCTTCCCATTTGTCCTTGCAG GCATGCCTTCTTCCAGTTCCAAGGGGGAAATCCTGTGCTAATTATGCTAGATGTGTAAATCAGATTTTACAGGGCCTAAGCAGTATGCAG TTGTGGTTGCGGATTCCATTGGTCAAGTCAGACAGTGAAACCATGGATGTGAACACTGATACCTCG GATGATTCTTGGGAGATTTGGAATTCATTTCGTCTGCTATGTGAACATCACAATCAGTTATCAGTTGCTCTTGATGTTTT GAGTTCTCTACCTTCTGTAAACTCTCTTGGACGCTGGTTTGGGGAATCTGTTAGAGCAGCCATATTCAATACTGAG TGCTTTCTAACAAATGCCCGAGGCTATCCATGTCTGTCAAAGCGCCACCAAAAGCTTGTTCATGGGTTTTTCAGTCATTCTATACAG ATAGTTCTATCAGGAGAACCAGTGCATAGTCTTCCCAAGTTAAATTCACAAATCGCTGCCAATGATAATGATAATAATGTTGATG GTGTCCAGAAACATCCGTTGAGACCGTATTTGGATTATGTTGGCTATCTCTACCAGAGGATGGATCCCCTTCCTGAGCAAGAACGGTTTGAG ATTGGTTACAGGGATTACTTGCAGTCACCCTTACAG CCGCTCATGGATAATCTAGAGGCTCAAACCTATGAGACATTTGAGAAGGACACGATGAAATATATCCAG TACCAAAGAGCAATTTGTAAAGCTTTACAGGACAGGGTTCCAGATGACAAGGCATCGTCAATAACTACC GTATTGATGGTTGTAGGAGCAGGACGTGGACCTCTTGTAAGGGCATCATTGCAG GCAGCTGAAGAAACTGGGCGCAATCTTAAAGTCTACGCTGTTGAAAAAAATCCAAATGCAGTTGTTACACTTCAT AGCTTGGTTAAACTGGAGGGGTGGGAAAACATTGTTACCATAATTTCATGTGATATGCGTTACTGGGATGCTCCGGAGAAAGCTGACATTTTG GTTAGTGAATTGTTGGGTTCTTTTGGCGATAACGAGCTGTCTCCTGAGTGCCTTGATGGAGCTCAGAGGCTTTTGAAGGATGATGGAATCTCAATACCTTCATC GTACACGAGTTTTATCCAACCGGTGACTGCTTCAAAGCTTTACAATGAT gttAAGTCGCATAAAGACATTGCACACTTCGAAACTGCTTATGTTGTTAAATTGCACAACATTGCAAGACTTGCTCCTCCTCAACCT GTGTTCACGTTTGATCATCCAAACCACTCAACTGACAAAAGCAATAACCGGTACACAAAGTTGCAGTTTGGAATATCAAGTGATACTGGCTCAGCCATGATTCACG GATTCGCTGGGTATTTTGATTCAACACTATACAAAGAAGTTCATCTTGGCATTGAACCGTCAACATCAACACCAAACATGTTTAGCTG GTTCCCAATATTTTTCCCACTAAGGACACCAATTGCGCTTAGTCCTGGCGCTTCTCTTGAAGTACATTTTTGGCGGTGTTGTAGTCCTACCAAG GTTTGGTACGAGTGGTGTGTGGCATCACCCTCCAGTTCACCGATTCACAACAGCAACGGGCGTTCATACTGGGTCGGGCTCTAG